Within Hydractinia symbiolongicarpus strain clone_291-10 chromosome 11, HSymV2.1, whole genome shotgun sequence, the genomic segment CTTTCTACTAGACCAAGCCAATAAAGCTTCGTGTAACTCCCTGTACTTATCCGCTGGCAAGCGAATGATCTGTTGCTGAGAGTCGATCTCAAAGCCCAGGTAGGTTAAAGTTTGTGAGGGTCTTGTGGTTCTGTCATCCGCAATTGGGACACCTAGTTTAGCGCACATCGATCGAATGAAACCTAAGTAACTATTTACTTCTGCTGCAGACCTCCCACAAAGGAAGAAATCGTCTAAGTAATGGATCACACATGGAATAGCAAGCACAGTGAGGAAGATCCAACATAACAAATCTGCAAAACAGTTAAACAAGAAGGGTGAGGAGCGGCTGCCAAATAGCAAGGGAGTTTCTACAAAATAATTACCCTGCCAACAGTAGCCCAATAAACCCCATTGAGCTGGTTTAACAGGGCGAAGACGAAAAGCATGCTTCATTTCAATTTGGCTAAAAATGCTGTGGGATCCAACCCGGATCCAATTTTAGGGCATCGTCAAAATTGGAATATCGCACTGCGAACTCTTCTTTGCATATGCCTTCATTAACATCATTACCTTTAGGTTAGGAGAGATCTAAAATTATTCTGTGAACAATGCATAGGTGTAATTGGAGGGCTTAGAAAAAGCCTGAGGTGTGACCTCGCGCTAATTCTTTAGCAATTGCCTCCCACACTGGTCGTTAATTTGATAGTAGGTTGCTTGGCCAGGTAGCTGTGCATGATCCATGAAAGCCAATGTCAAATCCAGAAGACAAACCAGAGATAATAAATGAAACTAAAAACTGACTAACGGTGTTCCCTTAGAAATCTTTCAAAAAGAGCAACATTGAGAGGACATTGACAAGACACAGGCAGTGGATTTCGGGAAGCAGGATAGGAGTCACCGCAGTGTTTACATTGGTGTGCAAATTGTCGGTTAGTGACCATGTGCGTTCAAGTATCAACAAGTGGCGATGTTATCGACCTGTCCAACTGCACTTGTATCCGCCCTACTGAGGGTCTGTGTGGCTCGAAAAGGCTGTAGAGCATGAAAGAGCGGTGAGGTGGGAAAAGGCTGGTGTCCACAAAATGGCTGCCCACTATATGTTAAATTTAAAGGTGCTGATTCGTTCCAAGCTGCTGACTCAGTACGAAGAGGCAAGATGTTCATAATTCAGGCAATcctcaaaaacaaatttaattacgtaaaaaatatttgttatcaGATCACCGACAAGCtatgtttgtttaattttgttgaGCTTCTAGATTCTAGATTCTGCggctattaattttttttttattttattttattttatttattttttttttttttgcaaaaacgaGGAATTTGTGCTAAGTTAGAATTTAACCGTATATGTAAAGTGAAATTGACTTTTTGAGCATTGTTTCCCCCCTAAATTGTTCAAAAGTTAATATTATAAAGGATAATGACGTATGTACAATTCAGGAAACAAAATTTACGCCAAGAATTAttgtcaagaaaaaaaaatatatatgtgttCTGAGAAAAAGGTGGTCACAGCAAAATTGCTgacttcagaattttttttatctcaacCCATCAATTCCTATTATGTTATGCTATATCCCTGTCGAGTTTCATCAACATAGGTAAAGCCATTCAAAAGTTATTTGAGGTGGTTGAATTTCTATCTATATTCCACGCTAAAAAGTTAGCATAAATAGCGTTAGCTTCGACCTCTACAGGAGCTTGTAAgagtttattttcatttaatatTTGTAATTTGAATTCACTTTGCTAATTTAATAAGGAAAAGCAGCAAATatactgaaaatttaaaaaatagtaaagCAAAAGATGAATGCGAAAGAATCGTTAGATTAACCCTAACGCGGGGGCAAACCAACATTTCAcccaacatgcaatttttgtgatgttgaatgaaatgttggactggtttgagtcaaatttttaaaaaagaagaaaagagtcGTGTTGGACAATGTTggatgaagtttgatcgccgtcaaacatttcatccaactttTTCggcaagatcaaatgcattctttaTCTAAGTTGCGTGAATTTTCATGTTGGATTGGCTTGGTGGTACTTTTCATCGAACATATAAAAACAGGGCCGGCAAATCGGAATTGAAAGTGGAGGGGGAGGGCAAATATATGTAGTATCTAAGGAGGCCCCACCATGATTGGGACCGATGGCCCTTTCGAATTTTTTTATCGgataataatcaaaaaaacgCTTAATTCATGAAAAACTTATACTTAATTATGGTTAAGGTaccttgttttttaaacaaatgaagCCATTTAAAATCATAAAGTACATTTTATGCAGATGAAAAGTGAaaacagataaataaataaatttgaagCAAAGCAATACAATAATTAAaatctaagaaaaaaaaatcttaaattgaTACAATGAATTTCAAATCGAACGTTTTCTGGTTTTATCAACCTGGTTTTACGTTTTCACAATTggatttttagaaaataatacacaaaaagaaaacaaaatcgaACATCCATATATAGGAAGTTTTGAATCAAAGTTTATTCTTCATCAGAAGAAGAGGCTATTACACAACTTGGACGCCGGTTTGCTTGTTGCTAATTGTTGCGACCAATATTGAATTTAAAAACGTAGTGGATTTGAAATTATTAAcattctttgcttttttttacgGGAGTGATGCGACGTTTTGGATTTACTGTAagttggtttttgaaactgtatatGTAGCTAAGCTATGTCATCAATTTTTTGGCGAAGTTGTTCGTTTGCATTTATAGTAACCATTTTGGTTGTAATGAGGTTAAAAGTTGTGCCGTTCTTTATTACCTGACAAATACAAAAAACCTGTTAGTATGAGAAAATCCGATAATTTAATTGGTTTACGGCTTATTTTAACAGGTTTTTTTTAATGGCTTATTAACCGCTTAGCCGGTCCATACGGGGAAATATAGACCAAGGTCCTTGCGAGAGACAGAGGTTGCAAAGTTCAGAGGTTGTCAAGATCGGTCAAGAGCCCAGAACTCGCAATCTTGGTCTGTACTTTCAACCTCGGGCATTGTATTTTACAGTAGAAAATCAAAACTGGTCTTCGGTGAAGTCCTtcttcacaaaagtttacacaaaatggtaATAGAACAGTTTCTGAGGAGCAAATCCAAATCAaccaaaaatcattttattaaatGCGTTCCAAATTCTGGTTTTTGACATTGGTTTTGAAAATAATGTTGAAAGGACTGATTGTTATTGAtttcaaatttactccttgcaaGTTTTCTCCTTTGACATTTTAGGTTAAAATATTGTAGAAttctcaacaacaaaaaacgggAAACCGTGGAATTTGTTACAATATTTCTATCTCCCTACATAAAAGCAAGGGCTAGCTCAATCATTTGTTGtagcttttttttttgttagtaaTAATACATCTTTTTTCAATTGGAAATGGCCACAAacgtttctttaaaaataaaataatcaagTAATTAATGACATAGAAATTGTGGTTTGATTCCTGATGTGAAGCGCAATCAAGGCGCGTACCGCTTTTCCACCGCGGAATATATTATTACATTTCTTATAACTCTATCTTTGCATTTTTAATGATAAAAGTAAATAGAATATAGAATGAAACAATGACCTGATAAGTAATCGTTAATGTAGGAAATTTATTttaagatcaaattttcatacaAATAAACAAACGTTTTCATTGATTAAAAATTTACGAACCAGTAACGTTCTAGGATTTATAAGATAAATTCGATTAACTACTTTTGTGACTCATGACTCAATTTTTTAGTCTTGTTATACAGGAACACAATTGAAATCACCACATCTACCTGCAAATTATATAATGTCGAATAAGATAGAAGACTGGTTGTaagcccgtgaaaaatccaTGAGAATTTGTCCTCGCAACAAAATTGATAATGGATATCGCATTtaatatttcgtgtttccgtagcacaacTTTTTTTTACTGCGCAGAAACATACAGGTTACGGGTTTTTAATATAGAAATTATGATAacacattttctttttaatgtatTCCACACGTGACTCAGTCCAGTCTTTTTTTAAGATATGACAATGAAGGATAAGTATATTGATCCCAGGCCTTTTCCTCTTTTGAGGTTTTGAGGTCTGGGCGGTAGAGGATAAATCAGTGAACCAATTGAAGTAACATATGTCTCAATATGTTTCTATAGACATCCAATGGATGTACATAGTAGGAGAAGTTTCAAAGAATAAAACAATTAAAAGGGAAGTTCTCTGTATTGCCACCTGTTGGGAGCAATGATTTTTACTCCTTGTACAATTTTAAATCAAATCATTCCATCTTGATTTCGAAAGTGGAAGGTTCATTCATTTTGAGAACAAACAAGTCAAGAACAAACTATAACAGTGACATTTTGAAAACAGGAGTATACAGTTTATCAATCATCatgcagaaaataatttttggctTAATCACATTCCTCCTTGCTCTTCACTCaggtatttatttttacttagtATTTAATTTTACTctattttatttcatattttttattttctattttttcattttactttttatttattttttatttctatttgtattttttatttttattttctgatcatctattgttttaaacaattgTACTTTTACACACATACCCTACTTTCTTTAATGAAAACAGAATATACTATTCACTACAGGCATAAATACAGTAACAGGTATTTACGAAATTTAaagccaaaaaatttttttttaaaaaaaaactgtggaGCTTTGCTTTGATAATTGAcaatttttaatcattttttcaattaaaatattttataatacaCCAAAAACGATTGTAGCAAGCACTATATATTTAATACAGTATATATCAAAAGGCTTATATGTGgctaatcagaaaaaaattttcattaatcCTGAACTTTGTCGAAAAACTTATTAAAGAAACCCAGAaattagaatttaaaaaaaaggtggAAACCAGACCCTTTGCccgtttaattttataaaaagaattaaTATAAGAGACCATTTTAAGTTAAGGAAATAGTTATGCGAAAAAAACATTAGTTTAGTTGTCAGCCCGTAAAAAAATGAGCTGGAATTTCCAGTCGTCGGGC encodes:
- the LOC130613417 gene encoding uncharacterized protein LOC130613417 → MVKEVLNQSLFFIRRRGYYTTWTPVCLLLIVATNIEFKNPVHTGKYRPRSLRETEVAKFRGCQDRSRAQNSQSWSVLSTSGIVFYSRKSKLVFGEVLLHKSLHKMSCYTGTQLKSPHLPANYIMSNKIEDWLNIQEKFQRIKQLKGKFSVLPPVGSNDFYSLYNFKSNHSILISKVEGSFILRTNKSRTNYNSDILKTGVYSLSIIMQKIIFGLITFLLALHSGFALKCYKHQLSDGNATASSSTCSVGGDRCFYGTVTATKDGVKKDHIHQECVSSYLCGTRCSLLKLTFAASSYTVDTCSGGCCEGDDCNSGPIKSNAGGVTTATLVVIGFTSMMAALYAVAI